Proteins from a genomic interval of Desulfovibrio piger:
- a CDS encoding OsmC family protein produces the protein MADITAKYLGDLRVECVHQQSGTVLVTDAPKDNNGKGEAFCPTDLCATALAACAMTIIGIYGRNHGVDVTGTTIEISKTMSANPRRIGKIEIIFNMPDREFSEKEKTMIERAAHTCPVHLSLHPDTEQVFTFKWSR, from the coding sequence ATGGCAGACATCACCGCCAAATATCTCGGCGACCTGCGCGTGGAATGCGTGCACCAGCAGAGCGGTACCGTGCTCGTCACCGACGCCCCTAAGGACAACAACGGCAAGGGCGAGGCCTTCTGCCCCACCGACCTTTGCGCCACGGCCCTGGCCGCCTGCGCCATGACCATCATCGGCATCTACGGCCGGAACCACGGCGTGGACGTGACCGGCACCACCATCGAGATCAGCAAGACCATGAGCGCCAACCCGCGCCGCATCGGCAAGATCGAGATCATCTTCAACATGCCCGACCGTGAGTTCTCCGAAAAGGAAAAGACCATGATCGAACGGGCCGCCCATACCTGCCCCGTGCATCTGAGCCTGCATCCCGATACCGAGCAGGTCTTCACCTTCAAGTGGAGCCGCTAG
- a CDS encoding malic enzyme-like NAD(P)-binding protein has translation MSYTKEDVWKYHAEPRPGKVEVLPSKRGETQDDLTLAYSPGVADACRAIEADPAAAASLTARSNLVAVVSNGTAVLGLGNIGPLAGKPVMEGKGMLFKMFADVDVFDLELATTDPDELINVVKTLEPTFGGINLEDIKAPECFYIEQKLKEIMNIPVFHDDQHGTAVISGAGLINAAHIAGRKMEDMKVVVVGAGAAGIACANFYVSLGVKRENIWMFDSKGLIHKGRQDKLHPTKAAFAQEKDATLAEAMQGAHVFLGLSKPGLVTQDMVRSMASHPVIFACANPVPEITYAEAKAARDDLLMGTGRSDCPNQINNVSGFPFIFRGALDVQATEINEAMKLAAAEALAMLAREDVPEEVSKAYGGKKFSFGPDYIIPSPLDPRIIEWVTPAVARAAMESGVARARIEDLDAYRAGLRERVARMRHRADAARLAND, from the coding sequence ATGAGCTATACCAAGGAAGATGTCTGGAAATATCATGCGGAGCCCCGCCCCGGTAAGGTGGAAGTGCTGCCCTCCAAGCGGGGCGAGACCCAGGACGACCTGACCCTGGCCTATTCGCCCGGCGTGGCCGATGCCTGCCGCGCCATCGAGGCCGATCCCGCCGCCGCGGCCAGCCTCACCGCCCGCAGCAATCTGGTGGCCGTGGTCAGCAACGGTACGGCCGTGCTGGGCCTGGGCAACATCGGCCCCCTGGCGGGCAAGCCCGTCATGGAAGGCAAGGGCATGCTCTTCAAGATGTTCGCCGACGTGGACGTCTTCGACCTGGAGCTGGCCACCACCGATCCCGACGAACTCATCAACGTGGTCAAGACCCTGGAGCCCACCTTCGGCGGCATCAACCTGGAAGACATCAAGGCCCCCGAGTGCTTCTACATCGAACAGAAGCTCAAGGAGATCATGAACATCCCCGTCTTCCATGACGACCAGCACGGCACCGCCGTCATCTCCGGCGCGGGCCTCATCAACGCGGCCCACATCGCCGGCCGCAAGATGGAAGACATGAAGGTCGTGGTGGTGGGCGCCGGTGCCGCCGGCATCGCCTGCGCCAACTTCTACGTCAGCCTGGGCGTCAAGCGCGAGAACATCTGGATGTTCGACAGCAAGGGCCTGATCCACAAGGGCCGCCAGGACAAGCTGCATCCCACCAAGGCCGCCTTCGCGCAGGAAAAGGACGCCACCCTGGCCGAAGCCATGCAGGGTGCCCATGTGTTCCTGGGCCTGTCCAAGCCCGGTCTGGTCACGCAGGACATGGTGCGCAGCATGGCCTCGCATCCCGTGATCTTTGCCTGCGCCAACCCCGTGCCCGAGATCACCTACGCCGAAGCCAAGGCCGCCCGTGACGACCTGCTCATGGGCACCGGCCGCTCCGACTGCCCCAACCAGATCAACAACGTGTCCGGCTTCCCCTTCATCTTCCGCGGCGCCCTGGACGTGCAGGCCACGGAGATCAACGAAGCCATGAAGCTGGCCGCTGCCGAGGCCCTGGCCATGCTGGCCCGCGAAGACGTGCCCGAAGAAGTGAGCAAGGCCTACGGCGGCAAGAAGTTCAGCTTCGGCCCCGACTACATCATCCCCAGCCCGCTGGATCCGCGCATCATCGAATGGGTGACGCCCGCCGTGGCCCGTGCCGCCATGGAAAGCGGCGTGGCCCGCGCCCGCATCGAGGATCTGGACGCCTACCGCGCCGGTCTGCGCGAACGCGTGGCCCGCATGCGCCATCGCGCCGACGCCGCCCGTCTGGCCAACGATTAA